In Verrucomicrobiia bacterium, one genomic interval encodes:
- a CDS encoding 3-deoxy-7-phosphoheptulonate synthase class II, with the protein MQIERENPSGPQAWTPQCWRSKPAAQQPVYPDLAALERVLAQLSRLPPLVSSWEIENLKHQLAEAAHGERFLLQGGDCSENFLDCESGAIASKLKILLQMSLVLVQGGKKRVIRLGRFAGQYAKPRSAETETRSGVALPSYRGDMINRAGFTANERAADPELLLRAYERAGLTVNFIRALIEGGFADLHHPEYWELGFVANSPHAAEYTRMVETIGDSLRFMETLTGYVLADINRVDFFTSHEGLHLAYEQAQTRQVPRRTGWYNLSTHFPWVGERTRSLEGAHIEYFRGISNPIGVKIGPSITAAEMLQLAEVLNPQNEPGRLTLIHRFGAEHVERCLPPLAEAALRQGKQVLWCCDPMHGNTETTQSGIKTRRFERILSELEQSFRILKACGTQLGGVHFELTGDNVTECLGGASGVTEADLVRNYRTQLDPRLNYEQAMEMALLLARLMAKSSV; encoded by the coding sequence ATAGAAAGGGAAAACCCAAGCGGCCCTCAGGCGTGGACGCCCCAGTGCTGGCGGAGCAAGCCGGCGGCGCAGCAGCCGGTCTATCCCGACCTGGCCGCCTTGGAGCGCGTCTTGGCGCAGCTTTCGAGGCTGCCGCCCCTGGTGAGCAGTTGGGAGATCGAGAATTTGAAGCACCAACTGGCCGAGGCTGCGCACGGAGAGCGTTTTCTGCTCCAGGGCGGAGATTGTTCGGAGAACTTCCTGGACTGCGAATCGGGGGCTATAGCGAGCAAGCTAAAAATCCTGCTGCAGATGAGCCTGGTTCTGGTGCAGGGAGGCAAAAAACGCGTGATTCGCCTGGGTCGTTTTGCGGGACAGTATGCGAAGCCGCGTTCCGCTGAGACCGAGACGCGCTCCGGGGTAGCCCTGCCGAGCTATCGCGGAGACATGATTAACCGGGCCGGGTTCACGGCAAACGAGCGGGCGGCTGATCCTGAGTTGTTGCTGCGGGCGTATGAGCGGGCCGGGCTGACGGTGAACTTCATTCGCGCGCTCATTGAGGGCGGTTTCGCGGACCTGCATCACCCGGAATATTGGGAATTGGGCTTTGTGGCCAACTCACCTCATGCGGCTGAATACACGCGGATGGTCGAGACCATTGGCGATTCGCTGCGGTTCATGGAGACCCTTACCGGGTATGTCCTGGCCGACATCAACCGCGTCGATTTTTTTACCAGCCATGAGGGCTTGCACCTGGCCTACGAACAAGCCCAAACCCGCCAGGTGCCCCGCCGAACCGGTTGGTATAATCTCTCGACCCATTTCCCCTGGGTCGGCGAACGCACCCGCAGCCTCGAAGGCGCCCACATCGAATATTTTCGAGGGATTTCCAATCCGATCGGTGTGAAAATCGGGCCGTCTATAACTGCAGCCGAGATGTTGCAGTTGGCAGAGGTATTAAATCCGCAGAACGAGCCGGGCCGGCTGACGTTAATTCATCGGTTTGGCGCCGAGCACGTCGAGCGCTGCCTTCCGCCCCTGGCTGAGGCGGCGCTGCGCCAGGGCAAACAGGTGCTCTGGTGTTGCGACCCCATGCACGGCAACACCGAGACCACCCAGTCCGGAATTAAAACCCGGCGTTTCGAGAGAATCCTCAGCGAATTGGAGCAGTCCTTCCGGATTCTCAAAGCATGCGGCACGCAGCTTGGCGGCGTGCATTTTGAGCTGACCGGGGACAACGTCACGGAGTGCCTCGGCGGCGCCAGCGGTGTCACCGAGGCTGACCTGGTCCGCAATTATCGCACCCAGCTTGATCCGCGTTTGAATTACGAGCAGGCCATGGAGATGGCCCTGCTCCTTGCCCGGCTCATGGCAAAAAGCAGCGTGTAG
- a CDS encoding histidine triad nucleotide-binding protein, which translates to MSKTLFEKIIAREIPAAIVYEDDLVLAFRDIKPQAPTHVLVIPKKPIPRIAEAKPEDQPVLGYLLLKAAEVADKLGLTKDGFRLVFNNGPAAGEAVPHLHCHIIGGRQLGWPPG; encoded by the coding sequence ATGAGCAAGACCCTCTTCGAGAAGATTATCGCCCGCGAAATCCCGGCGGCTATTGTTTATGAAGACGACTTAGTGCTGGCGTTTCGCGACATCAAGCCCCAGGCCCCGACGCACGTCCTGGTTATCCCGAAAAAGCCGATCCCCCGGATTGCGGAGGCCAAACCGGAAGACCAACCGGTCTTGGGCTATCTCCTGCTCAAAGCAGCGGAGGTCGCCGACAAGCTTGGTCTGACGAAGGACGGGTTTCGGTTGGTGTTTAACAACGGACCGGCTGCCGGTGAGGCGGTGCCTCATTTGCATTGTCACATTATTGGCGGGCGGCAATTAGGATGGCCGCCAGGCTGA
- a CDS encoding HEAT repeat domain-containing protein produces MRKKRALLLLALPLMVLGLSLWHTLQPKKVTYQGRPLSAWLKDMEGWSGDTNDPAFVAFRAMGTNAIPVLLGIMKSGGPPLQRTILEINRKQSLVNLPFGNPWYQTMAASRALYAMGPKAKPALPVLKNLLFHTNALVTSAIALAGIGSDAVPVLLAALTNQCYRIRDSAALGLGLEQEDFDVVVPALIGSLSDNNRIVQDNAVIALGELHAKPELAVPALMNDFSSNDALHRSLVLISLGQFGVKGRASLPVVTAALKDPDQDVRTAASATLKQIDAAFPSDAGSK; encoded by the coding sequence ATGAGGAAAAAACGAGCACTGCTACTGCTCGCTTTGCCTCTCATGGTTCTCGGGCTTTCCCTATGGCACACCCTGCAGCCCAAGAAAGTGACCTATCAAGGCAGGCCACTCAGCGCTTGGCTCAAGGACATGGAAGGTTGGAGCGGTGATACGAACGACCCGGCGTTCGTGGCGTTTCGTGCAATGGGGACCAATGCAATTCCTGTCCTCTTAGGGATCATGAAGTCCGGAGGCCCCCCTTTGCAGAGGACGATTCTGGAAATCAACCGTAAACAGTCCCTCGTCAATCTCCCGTTTGGAAACCCGTGGTATCAGACTATGGCAGCTTCTCGCGCTCTTTATGCAATGGGACCCAAAGCCAAGCCAGCTTTACCCGTGCTCAAAAACCTGCTCTTCCACACGAACGCTTTGGTCACTAGCGCAATAGCGCTGGCGGGGATCGGTTCAGATGCGGTCCCGGTGCTGTTGGCGGCGCTTACAAACCAGTGCTACCGGATTCGGGATTCAGCCGCCTTGGGGCTTGGGTTGGAACAGGAGGACTTCGATGTGGTTGTGCCCGCGTTGATCGGGAGTCTGAGCGACAATAACAGGATAGTTCAGGATAATGCTGTAATTGCGTTGGGAGAGCTTCATGCCAAGCCAGAACTTGCGGTGCCAGCCTTAATGAATGATTTTTCGAGCAATGATGCGCTACATCGCAGCTTGGTGTTAATTTCCCTCGGCCAATTTGGGGTCAAGGGCAGAGCTTCCCTCCCGGTTGTCACGGCGGCCTTAAAGGATCCGGATCAAGACGTGCGCACAGCGGCATCTGCAACCCTTAAGCAAATCGACGCGGCATTCCCTTCTGATGCGGGTTCGAAGTAA